A window of the Chaetodon trifascialis isolate fChaTrf1 chromosome 9, fChaTrf1.hap1, whole genome shotgun sequence genome harbors these coding sequences:
- the LOC139336567 gene encoding P2X purinoceptor 5-like, with amino-acid sequence MAGSFFKRRVLSLLDYKTEKFIVAKNKKVGVLYRLIQLSIIGYIIGWVFISKKGYQETDEAIQSSVITKLKGVALTNTSESGLQVWGPEDYVIPPQGEAVLFVVTNFLETPHQKLGYCAETPRVLSGHCRDDKDCEKGKMVVAGHGIMSGRCLGSKENSTGSCEIYGWCPVERTFKPKQPTLTNAQNFTIYIKNFIKFPKFQFSKSNVLQTMDDSYLKKCRYDEVLHPYCPIFYLGDITRRAGYNFQDMDTFGGSIGIMIEWDCDLDKDYSNCNPEYQFTRLDVSGSNKTIAKGFNFRHTRYFKDAAGESYRSLFKVYGVQFNIMVHGKAGKFSIVPTAINIAAGLALMGAGTVFCDMVLLYLMKEGTAYRERKFEGSGDDSAECTKEQAALAALG; translated from the exons ATGGCAGGGAGCTTCTTTAAGCGACGCGTCCTCTCCTTACTCGACTACAAAACGGAAAAATTCATTGTCGCCAAAAATAAGAAAGTTGGAGTTTTGTACAGACTCATTCAGTTATCCATCATCGGTTACATAATAGG ATGGGTTTTCATAAGCAAGAAAGGTTACCAGGAAACAGACGAGGCCATCCAGAGCTCTGTCATAACCAAACTGAAAGGCGTCGCACTGACCAACACCTCTGAGTCTGGTCTGCAGGTGTGGGGACCAGAGGACTACGTCATCCCACCACAG GGTGAAGCGGTTCTGTTTGTTGTAACCAATTTCTTAGAGACACCACATCAGAAGCTAGGATACTGTGCTGAG ACTCCCAGAGTGCTGAGTGGCCACTGCCGAGATGACAAGGACTGTGAAAAGGGAAAGATGGTAGTGGCTGGTCACG GAATTATGAGTGGCCGATGCTTAGGAAGTAAAGAAAACTCCACTGGTTCCTGTGAAATCTACGGCTGGTGTCCCGTTGAAAGAACCTTCAAACCAAA ACAGCCTACGCTGACAAACGCTCAAAACTTCACCATCTACATCAAGAATTTCATCAAATTTCCCAAATTCCAATTTTCAAA GTCCAACGTCCTTCAAACAATGGATGACTCCTATTTGAAGAAATGCCGATATGATGAGGTGCTCCACCCCTACTGCCCCATCTTTTATTTGGGAGACATTACCAGGCGAGCTGGATACAACTTCCAGGACATGGACACATTT GGTGGCTCCATTGGTATTATGATAGAGTGGGACTGTGACCTTGACAAAGATTACTCTAACTGCAATCCAGAGTACCAGTTCACTCGCCTGGACGTCAGCGGCTCCAACAAGACCATCGCAAAGGGATTCAACTTCAG ACACACTCGGTATTTCAAAGATGCTGCTGGTGAGAGCTACAGGTCTCTGTTCAAAGTCTATGGTGTCCAGTTTAACATCATGGTGCATGGAAAG GCGGGGAAGTTCAGCATTGTCCCAACAGCCATCAACATTGCTGCAGGACTGGCTTTGATGGGTGCT GGAACTGTCTTCTGCGACATGGTCCTGCTCTACCTGATGAAGGAGGGCACCGCTTATCGAGAGAGGAAGTTCGAAGGATCTGGAGATGACAGTGCGGAATGCACCAAGGAGCAGGCTGCACTGGCAGCACTTGGTTAA
- the samsn1a gene encoding SAM domain-containing protein SAMSN-1a isoform X1, translating into MNLFCFSLEGSMDSLYEAVQSPSDGPPPPIPSRSSSRSCSRSCSRSCSPAVLLDDNTKWRGSGRSISMEMPQLHETNYNKKKRRTHISKSASDNEKLDNPSCNTAVWQPSKSREDLVHITNNHNEETRKTKHRTETKEGKGAHHSGTKKKEKPPSSQSVHANGAAIESKPAVKRNQKPGKKAGAKSVKEGSKKSHNATVHSPPCTMSPPVRPHYLDVPYRPDRRPYVGKSSTLPAQENTTPGRCTEMATLPGGATPTHTHHQRWSNPGDSSAAWGTVQHTCRRPLTEYRVYSHDLAMPRVKEWEGRQQQGTAQDGSLKQDNKPQIPPKVPRSLTDVDLSEPNRSTSFGRFEGLRHHSSQAKPEENGTAMLAEECESVDPNKSAGFGKKMKAISLTMRRKMGKKHAKSFSEETGDDTDKDPEAETESGPPAEKNSAKTSNSLESLYSGQSSSSGVTSESNGSGKRDSLRLEEDGSYQGQFCGRARVHTDFVPSPYDTDSLKLKVGDIINIISKPPMGIWTGMLNNKVGNFKFIYVDVVVEKEEEEEAPKIRQQKLCKRPRPKTLLELLERLNLEEYASALLLNGYQTVEDLLHLQEKHLIELNVKDPEHRRRLLAAAECRYTEGDDVREAEDHKSTHSLQEVDSDCPRDSGCFIPSECSDSKEEAEQLTDVVDS; encoded by the exons ATGAaccttttctgcttttcactg GAGGGGTCTATGGACAGCCTGTATGAGGCGGTGCAGAGCCCCAGTGATGGTCCACCACCGCCCATCCCCAGCCGCTCCTCCAGCCGCTCATGCAGCCGCTCCTGCAGCCGCTCCTGCAGCCCAGCGGTCCTGCTGGATGACAACACAAAGTGGCGGGGCTCTGGAAGATCAATTTCTATG gagATGCCTCAACTGCACGAGACCAACtataacaaaaagaaaagaag AACGCATATATCCAAATCAGCATCAGATAATGAAAAGCTTG ATAACCCCAGCTGTAATACTGCAGTCTGGCAGCCGTCCAAGAGCCGGGAAGATTTAGTCCACATCACCAACAATCACAATGAAG AGACAAGGAAAactaaacacagaacagaaaccAAAGAAGGGAAAGGAGCTCATCATTCTGGcacaaagaaaaaggagaaaccGCCCTCAAGCCAG AGTGTCCACGCCAACGGTGCAGCGATAGAGTCTAAACCTGCTGTCAAAAGAAACCAAAAGCCCGGAAAGAAAGCAGGGGCAAAAAGTGTGAAAGAGGGGTCAAAGAAAAGTCACAATGCCACAG TGCACTCCCCACCATGTACTATGAGCCCACCCGTGAGACCCCACTATCTGGACGTGCCATACAGGCCAGACAGGAGACCCTATGTAGGCAAGTCCTCCACCCTTCCCGCTCAGGAGAACACAACCCCAGGCCGATGCACAGAAATGGCCACCCTCCCTGGTGGAGCGACACCCACCCACACGCACCACCAGCGCTGGAGCAACCCAGGTGACAGCAGTGCTGCCTGGGGGACCGTCCAGCACACCTGTCGCAGGCCGCTCACAGAATATCGTGTGTACTCCCATGACCTCGCCATGCCCCGTGTGAAGGAGTGGGAAGGAAGACAGCAGCAAGGGACAGCCCAGGACGGCAGCTTGAAACAGGACAATAAACCCCAGATTCCCCCAAAGGTGCCCAGATCACTCACAGATGTGGATCTATCAGAGCCAAAT CGCTCCACAAGCTTTGGCAGGTTCGAGGGCCTCAGACATCACTCATCACAAGCCAAACCAGAGGAAAATGGAACAGCTATG CTCGCAGAAGAATGTGAGAGTGTGGACCCAAACAAATCAGCTGGATTTGGGAAGAAGATGAAGGCAATTTCACTGACCATGCGCAGAAAAATGGGCAAAAAACACGCCAAGTCTTTCTCCGAGGAGACT gGTGACGACACAGACAAAGAcccagaggcagagacagaaagtggcCCTCCGGCTGAGAAAAACTCTGCAAAGACAAGCAACTCTTTAGAGAGTCTTTACAGTGGACAGAGCTCCTCTA GTGGTGTGACCAGTGAGTCCAATGGCTCTGGAAAGAGAGACAGTCTGAGGCTTGAGGAGGACGGCTCCTACCAGGGACAGTTCTGCGGCAGAGCTCGCGTCCACACAGACTTCGTTCCCAGCCCGTATGACACAGATTCTCTCAAACTCAAG GTCGGTGACATTATCAACATCATCAGCAAACCTCCGATGGGCATCTGGACAGGCATGCTAAACAACAAAGTGGGCAACTTCAAGTTCATCTATGTGGACGTTGtggtggagaaagaggaagaagaggaagctccCAAGATCAGACAACAGAAGCTGTGCAAAAGACCCCGGCCCAAAACCTTGCTGGAGTTACTGGAGCGACTGAATCTCGAG GAGTATGCCTCTGCCTTGCTGCTAAATGGCTACCAGACAGTGGAGGACCTGCTgcacctgcaggagaaacaccTGATAGAGCTGAACGTCAAAGACCCCGAGCACAGACGCAGGCTTCTCGCTGCTGCTGAGTGCCGCTACACAGAAG GTGATGATGTCAGGGAGGCGGAGGACCACAAATCCACCCACAGCCTACAGGAAGTAGACAGCGACTGTCCCAGAGACTCTGGCTGCTTCATCCCATCTGAATGCTCAGACAGCAAGGAGGAAGCGGAGCAGCTCACAGACGTGGTTGATTCGTAA
- the samsn1a gene encoding SAM domain-containing protein SAMSN-1a isoform X2, which yields MPQLHETNYNKKKRRTHISKSASDNEKLDNPSCNTAVWQPSKSREDLVHITNNHNEETRKTKHRTETKEGKGAHHSGTKKKEKPPSSQSVHANGAAIESKPAVKRNQKPGKKAGAKSVKEGSKKSHNATVHSPPCTMSPPVRPHYLDVPYRPDRRPYVGKSSTLPAQENTTPGRCTEMATLPGGATPTHTHHQRWSNPGDSSAAWGTVQHTCRRPLTEYRVYSHDLAMPRVKEWEGRQQQGTAQDGSLKQDNKPQIPPKVPRSLTDVDLSEPNRSTSFGRFEGLRHHSSQAKPEENGTAMLAEECESVDPNKSAGFGKKMKAISLTMRRKMGKKHAKSFSEETGDDTDKDPEAETESGPPAEKNSAKTSNSLESLYSGQSSSSGVTSESNGSGKRDSLRLEEDGSYQGQFCGRARVHTDFVPSPYDTDSLKLKVGDIINIISKPPMGIWTGMLNNKVGNFKFIYVDVVVEKEEEEEAPKIRQQKLCKRPRPKTLLELLERLNLEEYASALLLNGYQTVEDLLHLQEKHLIELNVKDPEHRRRLLAAAECRYTEGDDVREAEDHKSTHSLQEVDSDCPRDSGCFIPSECSDSKEEAEQLTDVVDS from the exons ATGCCTCAACTGCACGAGACCAACtataacaaaaagaaaagaag AACGCATATATCCAAATCAGCATCAGATAATGAAAAGCTTG ATAACCCCAGCTGTAATACTGCAGTCTGGCAGCCGTCCAAGAGCCGGGAAGATTTAGTCCACATCACCAACAATCACAATGAAG AGACAAGGAAAactaaacacagaacagaaaccAAAGAAGGGAAAGGAGCTCATCATTCTGGcacaaagaaaaaggagaaaccGCCCTCAAGCCAG AGTGTCCACGCCAACGGTGCAGCGATAGAGTCTAAACCTGCTGTCAAAAGAAACCAAAAGCCCGGAAAGAAAGCAGGGGCAAAAAGTGTGAAAGAGGGGTCAAAGAAAAGTCACAATGCCACAG TGCACTCCCCACCATGTACTATGAGCCCACCCGTGAGACCCCACTATCTGGACGTGCCATACAGGCCAGACAGGAGACCCTATGTAGGCAAGTCCTCCACCCTTCCCGCTCAGGAGAACACAACCCCAGGCCGATGCACAGAAATGGCCACCCTCCCTGGTGGAGCGACACCCACCCACACGCACCACCAGCGCTGGAGCAACCCAGGTGACAGCAGTGCTGCCTGGGGGACCGTCCAGCACACCTGTCGCAGGCCGCTCACAGAATATCGTGTGTACTCCCATGACCTCGCCATGCCCCGTGTGAAGGAGTGGGAAGGAAGACAGCAGCAAGGGACAGCCCAGGACGGCAGCTTGAAACAGGACAATAAACCCCAGATTCCCCCAAAGGTGCCCAGATCACTCACAGATGTGGATCTATCAGAGCCAAAT CGCTCCACAAGCTTTGGCAGGTTCGAGGGCCTCAGACATCACTCATCACAAGCCAAACCAGAGGAAAATGGAACAGCTATG CTCGCAGAAGAATGTGAGAGTGTGGACCCAAACAAATCAGCTGGATTTGGGAAGAAGATGAAGGCAATTTCACTGACCATGCGCAGAAAAATGGGCAAAAAACACGCCAAGTCTTTCTCCGAGGAGACT gGTGACGACACAGACAAAGAcccagaggcagagacagaaagtggcCCTCCGGCTGAGAAAAACTCTGCAAAGACAAGCAACTCTTTAGAGAGTCTTTACAGTGGACAGAGCTCCTCTA GTGGTGTGACCAGTGAGTCCAATGGCTCTGGAAAGAGAGACAGTCTGAGGCTTGAGGAGGACGGCTCCTACCAGGGACAGTTCTGCGGCAGAGCTCGCGTCCACACAGACTTCGTTCCCAGCCCGTATGACACAGATTCTCTCAAACTCAAG GTCGGTGACATTATCAACATCATCAGCAAACCTCCGATGGGCATCTGGACAGGCATGCTAAACAACAAAGTGGGCAACTTCAAGTTCATCTATGTGGACGTTGtggtggagaaagaggaagaagaggaagctccCAAGATCAGACAACAGAAGCTGTGCAAAAGACCCCGGCCCAAAACCTTGCTGGAGTTACTGGAGCGACTGAATCTCGAG GAGTATGCCTCTGCCTTGCTGCTAAATGGCTACCAGACAGTGGAGGACCTGCTgcacctgcaggagaaacaccTGATAGAGCTGAACGTCAAAGACCCCGAGCACAGACGCAGGCTTCTCGCTGCTGCTGAGTGCCGCTACACAGAAG GTGATGATGTCAGGGAGGCGGAGGACCACAAATCCACCCACAGCCTACAGGAAGTAGACAGCGACTGTCCCAGAGACTCTGGCTGCTTCATCCCATCTGAATGCTCAGACAGCAAGGAGGAAGCGGAGCAGCTCACAGACGTGGTTGATTCGTAA
- the samsn1a gene encoding SAM domain-containing protein SAMSN-1a isoform X3, with amino-acid sequence MLQRAASNVSDKGKCSKPKRSTSFGRFEGLRHHSSQAKPEENGTAMLAEECESVDPNKSAGFGKKMKAISLTMRRKMGKKHAKSFSEETGDDTDKDPEAETESGPPAEKNSAKTSNSLESLYSGQSSSSGVTSESNGSGKRDSLRLEEDGSYQGQFCGRARVHTDFVPSPYDTDSLKLKVGDIINIISKPPMGIWTGMLNNKVGNFKFIYVDVVVEKEEEEEAPKIRQQKLCKRPRPKTLLELLERLNLEEYASALLLNGYQTVEDLLHLQEKHLIELNVKDPEHRRRLLAAAECRYTEGDDVREAEDHKSTHSLQEVDSDCPRDSGCFIPSECSDSKEEAEQLTDVVDS; translated from the exons atgttACAGAGGGCAGCCTCCAATGTGTCAGACAAAGGAAAGTGCAGCAAGCCGAAG CGCTCCACAAGCTTTGGCAGGTTCGAGGGCCTCAGACATCACTCATCACAAGCCAAACCAGAGGAAAATGGAACAGCTATG CTCGCAGAAGAATGTGAGAGTGTGGACCCAAACAAATCAGCTGGATTTGGGAAGAAGATGAAGGCAATTTCACTGACCATGCGCAGAAAAATGGGCAAAAAACACGCCAAGTCTTTCTCCGAGGAGACT gGTGACGACACAGACAAAGAcccagaggcagagacagaaagtggcCCTCCGGCTGAGAAAAACTCTGCAAAGACAAGCAACTCTTTAGAGAGTCTTTACAGTGGACAGAGCTCCTCTA GTGGTGTGACCAGTGAGTCCAATGGCTCTGGAAAGAGAGACAGTCTGAGGCTTGAGGAGGACGGCTCCTACCAGGGACAGTTCTGCGGCAGAGCTCGCGTCCACACAGACTTCGTTCCCAGCCCGTATGACACAGATTCTCTCAAACTCAAG GTCGGTGACATTATCAACATCATCAGCAAACCTCCGATGGGCATCTGGACAGGCATGCTAAACAACAAAGTGGGCAACTTCAAGTTCATCTATGTGGACGTTGtggtggagaaagaggaagaagaggaagctccCAAGATCAGACAACAGAAGCTGTGCAAAAGACCCCGGCCCAAAACCTTGCTGGAGTTACTGGAGCGACTGAATCTCGAG GAGTATGCCTCTGCCTTGCTGCTAAATGGCTACCAGACAGTGGAGGACCTGCTgcacctgcaggagaaacaccTGATAGAGCTGAACGTCAAAGACCCCGAGCACAGACGCAGGCTTCTCGCTGCTGCTGAGTGCCGCTACACAGAAG GTGATGATGTCAGGGAGGCGGAGGACCACAAATCCACCCACAGCCTACAGGAAGTAGACAGCGACTGTCCCAGAGACTCTGGCTGCTTCATCCCATCTGAATGCTCAGACAGCAAGGAGGAAGCGGAGCAGCTCACAGACGTGGTTGATTCGTAA
- the hspa13 gene encoding heat shock 70 kDa protein 13: protein MSGEISMIGSVILALFLAGYLGQQYLPPPKPKVIGLDLGTTFCSVGVFHPGSGEVEVVADEEGRKSIPSAVSFTTTAVLAGHEAVELADSNPQNTIYDAKRFIGKVFESEVLEQESARYPFKVINNNGSAEFLVSTNHTFTVSPEFIGSRLLLKMRKMAERQLGVPIQKAVISVPAEFDERQRNYTIRAASLAGLEVLRVINEPTAAAMAYGLHKVDVFNVLVVDLGGGTLDVSLLNKQGGMFLTRAMAGNNKLGGQDFSQRLLQYTTERVRQEFGVPPTLKEDIHRLRQAVEAAKLNLTLQPSVTIRVPLHLHTHDSSESPEASAPAPVLFQTMITRELFEELNEDLFQKILAPVETVLTEGHLEKEDVDEIVLVGGSTRIPRIRRLISEYFGKQPNTSVDPDLAVVTGVAIQAGIMGGSWPLQVSAIEIPNRHLRKTNFS from the exons ATGTCGGGGGAAATTTCAATGATTG GTTCGGTTATCCTGGCCCTGTTCCTGGCTGGTTATCTGGGCCAGCAGTACTTACCGCCCCCCAAACCCAAAGTTATCGGCCTGGACCTGGGCACCACCTTCTGCTCTGTCGGCGTCTTCCACCCGGGCAgcggggaggtggaggtggtagcagatgaggaggggaggaagagcaTCCCCAGCGCCGTCTCATTCACCACCACTGCGGTGCTGGCTGGACATGAAGCCGTGGAGCTGGCCGACAGCAACCCTCAAAACACCATCTACGATGCCAAGAGGTTCATCGGGAAGGTGTTTGAGTCGGAGGTCCTGGAGCAGGAGAGCGCTCGGTACCCGTTTAAG GTTATTAACAATAATGGAAGTGCAGAGTTCCTGGTCTCCACCAACCATACCTTCACTGTCAGCCCAGAGTTCATCGgctccaggctgctgctgaagatgaggaagatggCGGAGCGACAGCTGGGCGTGCCCATCCAGAAAGCTGTCATCTCTGTGCCCGCAGAGTTTGACGAGAGACAGAGGAACTACACCATCAGGGCTGCCAGCCTTGCCG GCCTCGAGGTCCTGCGTGTGATCAATGAGCCCACGGCTGCAGCCATGGCCTACGGTCTGCACAAGGTGGATGTGTTCAATGTGCTGGTGGTCGACCTCGGGGGAGGAACCCTGGACGTTTCTCTGCTCAACAAACAGGGAGGCATGTTCCTCACCAGAGCCATGGCAG GGAATAACAAGCTGGGCGGTCAAGACTTCAGCCAGAGGTTGCTCCAGTACACCACAGAGCGAGTCCGACAGGAGTTTGGCGTCCCACCAACTCTCAAAGAGGACATCCACCGTCTCCGACAGGCCGTGGAAGCCGCCAAGCTCAACCTCACCCTCCAACCCAGCGTCACCATCAGGGTGCCCCTGCACCTTCACACCCACGACAGCTCCGAGTCACCGGAAGCCTCCGCTCCCGCTCCCGTTCTCTTCCAGACCATGATCACTCGCGAGCTGTTTGAGGAGCTCAATGAGGACCTTTTCCAGAAGATCCTGGCTCCCGTTGAGACTGTGCTCACGGAGGGCCACCTGGAGAAAGAGGACGTGGATGAGATCGTTCTGGTCGGTGGGTCCACCAGGATACCGCGGATCAGGAGGCTGATCAGCGAGTACTTTGGGAAGCAGCCCAACACGTCTGTAGACCCTGACCTGGCTGTGGTCACAGGCGTGGCCATTCAGGCTGGCATCATGGGCGGCTCCTGGCCTTTACAAGTGAGCGCCATAGAAATCCCCAACAGACACCTGCGCAAGACGAACTTCAGCTAA